In the genome of Dryocola sp. LX212, the window GCTTCACTCCAGCGTGCGCCAGTAGTCAGACATATTTTCACAATCATTTCGAGATCTTTGGCTGAACTATTACGACATTCTTGCAAAAGAACTTCAATTTGCTCCCCTGTAAGATATGCCATTTCACTTTCATCAGTTCTGAACTGCCGGACGTTTTCCAGAGGATTGGGAGCTTTCCATTCGCCGAGTCTTTTCAGCTCATTGAACACAGCGAGAAAATAGGCGTGTTCCAGATTAAGGGTGCGAGGAGATACTTTCGATACGCGTTTAGTCCTGGCAAATTCACCTTCAAGTCTTTTGGCTCGATAAGCAGTGAATAGCTGGGCGTTAAACTCTGTTGCCAGCGGTGACCCCATACACTCCGCAGCCCAAAGCATAGAACTTTTGCGCTTCTCACCATCATTCAAAGTGATGCCATGACGATCAAACCAGAGATGAATTAAATCAGACAAGCGACGAATGTCTTTGCCTTCTCCGAGCCAAGGGGAATCATCAATTTTTTGCAGCGTATAGTTTTCGAAAGCAAGCGCTTCCCCTTTGGTGGAGAACTTCTTGCGGATGCGCTTGCCATCTTTGCCGTTGCTACGGTCTACAGCGTAAAAATCTGCGACCCATTGACCATCAGCTAGTTTTCTTACAGGCATAACTTAACCGTTTAGAATGCGTTGTTTTTGCTGTTGGAATTCTTCGTCACTGAGAATACCTTTTTCTTTGAGAGCAGCTAAGCGTTCCATTTGAGAGATTAAATCGTCGGCCTGTGGATTAGGTTGTTCAACCAGTTGCGAGGTTTCATTCTGAGCGTTGCGGGTAGAGTTGATCAGGTTTGTGAAAGGAATAACCGATGCCTTCATGACATTTTTGATGGTATATGTTTGGCCGCTGGTCGAAATCATAATCTCACCCAGAAGCAAACCTGTTTTTCCACCAACACTTACAATGTTTTTGAGATTTACATCTACCTGCTTAACGCCAAAAACCATGCCCTTATCCAGGAAAATGACTCGTTGGTTTGTAAGAGTAATTAGCCAGGTATTACCACCCATCGCTCCGCTTGCCACTGCCAGCGGTTGCTCACCAGAGTTGAGAATGCTTGGTAAATGGAAAAACTCTTTCTTCGTGCCAAACGAGGAGTCAGAAACCACTTTTGCCAGACGAGAAAATTCTTTTTTTAGCTGATCTTTGGAAGCTGTTTTGTAGTCAATCATTATGAAATCCTTATCTTATTTTAAAGTTAATACAACCCTGCCTATAATTTTTATGTCATCAATAGCACAATCAAATGCCATGCCTACGCCGCTAACGCGCACTTTACCAACCGGGATACGTGTAAGCGTTCGGATACTCGTCTTGCCCTCAACTTCAACCAACCAGTTATCGTCATATACCTCAGTAAATGACTCGTCAACGATGTACTGGGTTAGCCCATCAATAATGCACATTGGTTGCTGTGGTAGTGGCTTACCAGGTAGGAAAGTGACTTTATCTAGCCTTAAAACTCCAGAGTCATAAAGGTGACCATCGACGATCTTATGACGTGGTGCTTTGATAATATCTAATTCTTCATTCTCAAACTTCGGTCCCCGACCAGTTGCCAACCATTCAAGACTTACACCTGTTTCGGCCATGCACTTGATCATGATGTCGGCAGGAAGCCCCCCACGTTTGTAGCGCGAAGACAATGAACTGGCTGCAATATCAAGAATTTCAGCCAGTTGCATTTTCTGTGTGAAGCCATATGCCTCTATAACTCTATCCAGCACTGGTGCGCTGTCTGTATCAGGGTCAATTCGGAATCGTGCCATTTTATACTCAAGCTTCTTAGATTTTATCTAAATCAGATTGACGCTTAGATATTATCTAACTAACCTTGCTCCGTAGTTTGAATGTAGCCTTATATAACCCTGTATTGCCGTACAGGTTAACTGACGGAGTTTGCACTATGCGCCCCAACATTACAATCATCATCCCAGAGCCGTACTTGCCGCTAGATGAGTATTGCCGCCGCACTGGCACCAACAAAGAAACCGCTAGGAACCTGATTGAATACGGGAAATTACCAATTAAGCCGAAAGGAAAGCAGAAGAAAGGGTTAGTTGAAATCAACATGGCCGCGCTTACCATTCAGGCACTAAGCGAATGTGACATTTCGCTTAACGCGTAAATCATCCTATCGATTAGCTAGAGGCGAATCATGTTTGATTTTCAGGTTTCCAAACATCCACATTATGACGAAGCGTGCCGGACTTTTGCTTTGCGTCACAACATGGCAAAGCTGGCAGAGCGAGCGGGCATGAATGTGCAGACGTTACGTAACAAGCTCAATCCGGATCAACCCCACCAATTCACCCCGCCTGAATTATGGCTGCTTACCGACCTGACAGAAGACTCAATTCTTGTTGATGGGTTCTTGGCTCAAATTCAATGCTTGCCATGTGTACCAATTAACGAGTTAGCGAAAGATAAATTGCAGTTCTACGTCATGCGAGCCATGAGCGAATTAGGAGAACTAGCGAGCGGTGCGGTATCTGATGAGCGTCTGACCTCTGCCCGTAAGCACAACATGATTGAAAGCGTTAACGCTGGCATTCGCATGTTGTCACTTTCTGCGCTGGCAATACAGGCACGACTCCAGGCCAACCCAGCAATGTCGAGCGTGGTCGATACCATGAGCGGTATTGGCGCATCGTTCGGCCTGATTTAAGAGGATGAAAATGGAACCGTCATTCGCGTCACTGCTAAAGCGCCAAAGCCCTTCGATGAGCTACGGTCACGGATGGATTATGGGTGATGATAATACTCGCTGGCATCCATGCCGCGACCAGTCTGCATTGCTAAATGGCCTGCGTACCCAAAAGCCGACACTCTTCACCAGACTCATAAAGCGCTGGAGGGCTCAATGAATAATGTTGCTCTGGTTAAGTCCGTTAAAACAACGCAGACAACGTTTAACAATGTGTACTTCATGCATGCGCGAATTGATGGCCCGTTAAAGATGACCGGTGACGAATGTCTCGCTCGTTTCCGTCAGCAGCTGAAAGCCACCAATAATGCAGCGCAGCGCAATTTTAATAAGCTCGACAATAACTTTAAATTCGTTGTCCTGACGCTGGCTAACCGCCTGGAGCCGTCATCATTTAAACCAGATGAAATCGGTAAGCCGTTCGAGTTTTTCGAACAGGCACGCCGCGCACTGATTATCCGGTCGATGAATGAGATCACCCGCTGGGGAAGTTTGCTCCCTTCACGCTTTTCAAAGTACGACTGTTATTTAACTGAGTAATTAATCCATCCAAAAGCAATGGCGTAAACCCGCCGGGCATTCCTTTGCCCAAATTCAGGAGAAGCTTTATGCGAAACACCGAAAACCACAAAATTGAAGCTGAAAATACCGCCTTGGTTTCTTTGCTGAATAAAGCAAAAAACGAAGAGCGCAAAGACCGCGCGCTGGCCGTTTCATTGCGTCTTGAGGCTCTGGCGATTCATATCACCCGCGAGGGTATGAACGGCACTGAGGCCGCGGAGCTGCTGCGCCGCGAAGCACTCCGTTATGAAAATGAATCGCAGGAGCTGCACTAATGGCCGATGCAATGGATTTAGCGCAGCAGCGCGAGCACGAAGAGCGTGAGCGTCATATTAATAATGCGCGTAGCCGTATCGCTGCACCTTCCCGTTTTCTCTGTGAAGAATGCGACGCACCAATCCCGGAAGCTCGCCGTGCAGCTGTGCCAGGTGTCGGATATTGCGTGACCTGTCAGGAAATCGCAGAGCTGAAAAATCAGCATTACAGGGGAGGTGTCTGATGGGAACCCATGTTCTAAAAATACTCCCTAATCATTACATGGCAGTCATCAGCGGACGAAAAAAGGCCGAATTACGAAAAAACGACAGGGATTACAACGAGGGGGATCGCCTTCATTTTCGTGAGTGGGCTCGCGGGAAATATACAGGGCGCGAACTGGTAGTTCGTGTAACTCATGTTCTGGATTGCTCCTGCGTTATTGAAGGTGCTGACCAATGGGTTGTTTTATCCATTCGAATGCCAAATCGCAGCTTTTATGAAATTCCTGACTGCCTTATGAACGGCTTCCGGGGTTGAGGAAGTGACAAAAGCTATTATTCAGTTTGCCTGGCCGTGGAATGCGCCACGGCAGGCAATTGCCAGTCCATATCTTACCCATAAAGAAAAGCACCGCCGCGATCGAGAGATTGCGGCGTTGCTGCGGGCGCGTACCGAGCTGGCAAAGCAGCCTGATTGCGTAAGTTATGAGATCAATCGCCGCGTCGATTATTTAGAGCGTACCTATGGTGCTCAACGAGCCAATGCTCACCTCGTCACATTTGTAAGGCGAGCATTGCCACGTCTTGAGCTGGTTGCCGGTAAATATTCCCTTAGCGGTATCGCTCCAGATTTATCCCGGCTTCTTTTTGGTGGGCGTTTTGACTCACCCGAAATCAGCTTTCTTGCTTCCCGCCTGATAAACATGACCGCCCGTTATAACCGCCTGCAGGATATGTCCAAATCCGATATCGAGCTGCTGGCCGGTGACATTGCTAATTACATTACAGGCGAAATTGGGGTAATTGAAGGCGATGTTGGAAGTCTAAAAGTACTGCATCAGATCTACATGCGCGCAGCGATTATCGCGCAGCATTTCAGATGCATGCCGCCGCTGTGGGAACGCGTGACAGCCAGACTGGTATCGCTGGATGACATTGCCCCTGCAGTGCTGAGGATGACCAATGAAAAATGGTGGCGTGGTCGCCTGCGCCGCGTTGCCGCCGAATGGCGTGAACATCTGCAAATCGCTTTAGGCAATGTCAGTAAAAAAAATGCACCTTACGCCAGTAAGGCCTGCATAGCGGACTGGCGCGAGCAAAAGCGTCGCACACGTGAGTTTCTCAAAGGGATGGATCTGATAGACGACGAAGGGAACCGTATCAGCCTCATCGATAAATACGACGGCAGCGTCGCGAACCCGCCTATCCGTCGTGGGGAATTGATGACTCGCATTAGCGGCTTTGAAAAAATCTCAAACGAGCTGGGCTATATGGGCGAGTTCTACACCATCACTGCACCTTCGAAATAC includes:
- a CDS encoding tyrosine-type recombinase/integrase yields the protein MPVRKLADGQWVADFYAVDRSNGKDGKRIRKKFSTKGEALAFENYTLQKIDDSPWLGEGKDIRRLSDLIHLWFDRHGITLNDGEKRKSSMLWAAECMGSPLATEFNAQLFTAYRAKRLEGEFARTKRVSKVSPRTLNLEHAYFLAVFNELKRLGEWKAPNPLENVRQFRTDESEMAYLTGEQIEVLLQECRNSSAKDLEMIVKICLTTGARWSEAETLKRSQVAAGKVTFIKTKGKRNRTIPLAAELFDEMPKKNGSLFTPCYYAFRNALQRAGIELPAGQLTHVLRHTFASHFMMNGGNILVLQRVLGHTDIKMTMRYSHFSPDHLEEALIYNPLSNSIKKDISR
- a CDS encoding PH domain-containing protein, which produces MIDYKTASKDQLKKEFSRLAKVVSDSSFGTKKEFFHLPSILNSGEQPLAVASGAMGGNTWLITLTNQRVIFLDKGMVFGVKQVDVNLKNIVSVGGKTGLLLGEIMISTSGQTYTIKNVMKASVIPFTNLINSTRNAQNETSQLVEQPNPQADDLISQMERLAALKEKGILSDEEFQQQKQRILNG
- a CDS encoding phage repressor protein CI, which translates into the protein MARFRIDPDTDSAPVLDRVIEAYGFTQKMQLAEILDIAASSLSSRYKRGGLPADIMIKCMAETGVSLEWLATGRGPKFENEELDIIKAPRHKIVDGHLYDSGVLRLDKVTFLPGKPLPQQPMCIIDGLTQYIVDESFTEVYDDNWLVEVEGKTSIRTLTRIPVGKVRVSGVGMAFDCAIDDIKIIGRVVLTLK
- a CDS encoding regulator; the encoded protein is MRPNITIIIPEPYLPLDEYCRRTGTNKETARNLIEYGKLPIKPKGKQKKGLVEINMAALTIQALSECDISLNA
- a CDS encoding phage regulatory CII family protein, giving the protein MFDFQVSKHPHYDEACRTFALRHNMAKLAERAGMNVQTLRNKLNPDQPHQFTPPELWLLTDLTEDSILVDGFLAQIQCLPCVPINELAKDKLQFYVMRAMSELGELASGAVSDERLTSARKHNMIESVNAGIRMLSLSALAIQARLQANPAMSSVVDTMSGIGASFGLI
- a CDS encoding phage filamentation protein Fil family protein, which translates into the protein MEPSFASLLKRQSPSMSYGHGWIMGDDNTRWHPCRDQSALLNGLRTQKPTLFTRLIKRWRAQ
- a CDS encoding DUF2732 family protein, with the protein product MRNTENHKIEAENTALVSLLNKAKNEERKDRALAVSLRLEALAIHITREGMNGTEAAELLRREALRYENESQELH
- a CDS encoding TraR/DksA family transcriptional regulator — encoded protein: MADAMDLAQQREHEERERHINNARSRIAAPSRFLCEECDAPIPEARRAAVPGVGYCVTCQEIAELKNQHYRGGV
- a CDS encoding DUF3850 domain-containing protein, coding for MGTHVLKILPNHYMAVISGRKKAELRKNDRDYNEGDRLHFREWARGKYTGRELVVRVTHVLDCSCVIEGADQWVVLSIRMPNRSFYEIPDCLMNGFRG